A segment of the Lolium perenne isolate Kyuss_39 chromosome 3, Kyuss_2.0, whole genome shotgun sequence genome:
TTGTGTGCCTGAAAATTTCTCAGGAAAGAACAAACTAACCCTCGATCACAAAATCGACACCTGTTTTCCCCAGTTTTTCCCCACCCTGGGTCTAGCTGTAATGTTGAGTTTTTTTTTTCTGTGCAATTACACGGTACTAGCTCTTGCTTCCTGACAGAAGTATATAGACGGCATTCTTTCTAGTCGTTCAAACTTCAGAAGAGTTGAACGCTTGCACGTACCTGTTTTCTGTCATATGGGCTATGGCTCATATCCACTCCTTTGTTTTCTTTCTTTTATTTGAACATATCATCCTCTGTGTGGAAGTGTAGCCACGTCTGTGCGGAAAGTGAGCCACTCATCTGCGACGCGGCTGATGGATATGCCCGCGGAGCCGCGAGCCTGTGGTAAGGTCGGCAGCTAGTGCTGGCGCTTCTGAAGCCATCCCTATCATGCAGAGTCGAGCATCGTCGTCTCAAGAAAAGAAGCACCAGGCATCAATCTGTGAGATTATTCTTCGCATAGACTCCCAGACGTGAGATTTCTTCTCGCCTTTGTGAGCTCCCTGAGATGCCAGGTGTACACTTTCACATTCCCGCCACAAAAACGGGAGAAATGAGAGCGACAGATACCACTCGAGTTGCCATGAAAATTTCCACCGCAGGAAAATATTGTACTCTACAACCTTGTCTCTTGGTTTGGCATTGGGGCAGATTATGATAAACCATAATTCCAATCAATTTTTTGCCATTTTTTGTTAGCGTACCAATTTTGTTATATGGAGTACACTTCATTGTTATTTTCGCACAACAACACATCATAATTCAGCAAACGATTTGTATGCAGAACAATTACAATCCGTTTGTTATTCCGATTTGCGCAGTGGTGTTTCAAGTAAATTGAAACGTAGACGAGATTTTTTCGTAAAGATTTGCAGAATTGTCTTTCAGGATATGTCTTGACTGAGGATAGGAGTCGTGTACTTGTACCAACAGTTGTACAGTTGTACAGTTGTACTGCTATCTGTGCTGTACAACAAGGGATAGTAGCCAGCGGCCACAAGCCGAGGCTACTCCATCCTTGGCCTCCTCCATTTCCCCGCTGGCCGCCGGCGCGCCTCCGCCGTGGTCAGCCGTCTCCGCCGTGGAGAATGCTGCCCCACGCACCGTCCCGGTACCCCGGCGCCGCCAAGTTCAAACCCCTCCTCCCCACCAAACCGCCTCTCGCTCCCGCCTCCTCCCGAGGAAACCTCtgcaccgccgccgcctcccgccgcgacttcctcctcctcgtcccgtCCCTAGCGGCAGCATCCACAGCCATCCAGTACCTCCCCCTCGCGGCCTCCGCCGCGGACGATGAGAACCCGGCCCCACCGCCGCCACCCGCTCCGGCCCCGCCTCCTGCTGGGGATCCCGAAGGGGAGGCGCTATCCAGGATGTACGACGCCACGGTCATCGGGGAGCCGCAGGCTGTCGGGAAGGACGCGCGGGGCAGGGTGTGGGAGAAGCTGATGGCCGCGCGGGTCGTGTACCTCGGCGAGGCCGAGCTCGTGCCCGACCGCGACGACCGGGTGCTCGAGCTCGAGATCGTGAGGAAGCTGGCCGCTCGGTGCGCGGACGCCGGGAGGAGCCTCTCGCTCTCGCTTGAGGCGTTCCCCTGCGACCTCCAGGAGCAGCTCGGCCAGTTCATGGATGGGAGGTTGTTACTGCCCTCTTTGTTCCTTAATGGGTTATTTTTTACCTGTTGATAAATGATAAATCTAACCGAGCAGTGGATTTTTTTATGGGTCCGAAGCTTTTGTGTTTGAAGTAGATATTTTGCACCTTATCAATGTCAAATTCAAACACAGTTACTCAGTTACTTGTTATATTGTAGTTTCAGTTCTGATAGATGTATATAAAGTACGGGAAGAGTTAGGTGCCTCTTCGGTTTGTAGGATAGTGAGAATTTAGTGAAAAACACTGGAATATGGTAGGAATGCATGTGCAAAACAGATGATAGGAAATCACTGGATTCCTTTAAGACATAACTGTGATGTATTTTCGTTATCTCCCCTGGTAATGAAAATTCAATCCCCTGGTGGAtcgtttggaaaaaagaaaaaaagatagGAAATCACTGGAATTATGCACTTCTATGTTTTGTTCATAGTCATCCGAATAAACAAAGTCAAATCGGAGACAAACCACATGTAATAAAAAAAATATAATTAGGATGTTATTATACCGCTAAAGACCTTGGTCTTGTACcgctaaaaaaaaaaaattcgtgTGTATGAATTCTAAAAAGGTCATAAATTGCAAATTCCATGCCTTTTTTTTCTTGAAACTGTGACGGATGGAAAATTTCCGCCATTTCATTCATTTGAACCAAATGGATGCATAGGGCCACCAAAAGAAAATATCCTTCTCCTACGTTTCTCCTCCACTTTTCCTACTGTACAGCAGTGAAATTGCTATGCTAACAGCTTGGAGTATTTGGCGTGAAAGGAACAGGAGAGTCTTCGATAATGTCTACAAACCTATCCAGATGGTTGTCGATCAGATCAAGGCTGATGCCAACTTTTGGGCTGTTGCTAGTCAAAGTCGATTTATGTTACCTACCCAATAATGCATCTCTGTTTCTAGTAGCTTAGCAGGCTAGGACTGTGATATGTTTTTTTCCTTCACTGTCCTGATCGGGTCATTTCTGAACCTGTATGTGTATCTCTTGAACCTTGCCATCTGTTGGCTTTCTTCTCTTCTTATAGATACATGCACCTCTCCTGCATGGTTTGAAAAAAAAGTTTTACGGAGGCCCTACTAAGTATTAGCTAAGAATTTCTTGTAAAAGGCACAGCAAAGGCATGGCTTACTCTGCACGTTCGATCCGTTTAGATGTGCTAGAACTTCTACCCGTATCTCGTAGACTACTACTATCATGACCATGTAGGTTTCCGTGCAAAGGTTGAACTGCAGCCCTAGTTTTGCTTTTCCTTCATCTTTCTGCGGAACAGTGTATTTTTTATAAGCGTGATTGCAATTTATCAGCCTTGCAATACTTCCTTGATGAACTTCTAACAGACCTATCTTAATTCAGCATTGATGGCAACAGCTTAAAGTTGTACACATCTCACTGGGCACCAGAGCGATGGCAGGAGTATGAACCTCTTTTAAACTACTGCCGTGATAATGGAATCAAGCTtattgcatgtggaactccaCTTGAGGTAATTCATAACTGCCAGACACATTGTCAAGCAAATCTGCATGCACTCAATTTAGGCATACTTTCATCATCATAAATCTTGCTCAATTTAGGGTGTTACTGTCGAGGCTGTAGACTTGAGACACTGTAGTCATTCAGTATTGATTTTCAATTTTACATTATTCCAGCTGGCAACTTGGCAAGCATTATCTTGTCTTGTGCGATATAGTGCTTTTACTTGATGAGTAACCACCTATTCTGCACAATTTACTGGCCCATGTCTAAGAAATGTTCTGATACTGAATAATATCTTAGTTTTCTCTGCATTATTGGTGAGTATCTAATACATTTCTTGACTAGGTAGTAAGAACTGTCCAAGCTGAAGGAATCAACGGTCTTTCAAAAGCAAATAGGAAGTTGTATGCTCCTCCAGCTGGCTCAGGCTTCATTTCTGGCTTTACATCCATCTCGGGCCGATCATTGATAGACAAAACTTCATCCTCCAATGTCTCTCCTTTTGGCCCTAGCTCATATCTATCTGCACAGGCAAGAGTAGTTGATGATTATACCATGTCCAAAATAATAATGAAGGAAATTACTACTGGAGATCCTTCAGGGATGCTTGTTGTTGTCACTGGTGCGAGCCATGTTATGTATGGGTCTCGAGGAATTGGTGTTCCTGCCAGAATATCTAAAAAGATGCAAAAGAAAAAGCAAGTTGTGATTCTTCTTGATCCTGAGAGGCAAGGTATAAGGAGAGAAGGTGAAATCCCCGTAGCCGATTTATTGTGGTATTCTGCTGCCAAGCCATGCAGTAGAAATTGCTTCGACCGTGCTGAAATCGCTAGAGTTATGAATGCAGCTGGTAGGAGGCGTGAAGCTTTACCTCAGGTTATCACTTGCTTTCTCAGCATATGTTTGTTGCTCCTTCACACTATGTATCTCTTACTAATGGTAACATCCTGTGAAAGAA
Coding sequences within it:
- the LOC127344741 gene encoding protein RETICULATA-RELATED 6, chloroplastic, whose amino-acid sequence is MLPHAPSRYPGAAKFKPLLPTKPPLAPASSRGNLCTAAASRRDFLLLVPSLAAASTAIQYLPLAASAADDENPAPPPPPAPAPPPAGDPEGEALSRMYDATVIGEPQAVGKDARGRVWEKLMAARVVYLGEAELVPDRDDRVLELEIVRKLAARCADAGRSLSLSLEAFPCDLQEQLGQFMDGSIDGNSLKLYTSHWAPERWQEYEPLLNYCRDNGIKLIACGTPLEVVRTVQAEGINGLSKANRKLYAPPAGSGFISGFTSISGRSLIDKTSSSNVSPFGPSSYLSAQARVVDDYTMSKIIMKEITTGDPSGMLVVVTGASHVMYGSRGIGVPARISKKMQKKKQVVILLDPERQGIRREGEIPVADLLWYSAAKPCSRNCFDRAEIARVMNAAGRRREALPQDIQKGIDLGVVSPEILQNFFDLEKYPVVDELIHRFQGFRERLLADPKFLNRLAIEEGISITTAVLAQYEKRKGRFFEEIDYVLTDTIRGSVVDFFTVWLPAPTISLLSIADNGSGESLELVRGLLGSLPDNAFQKGIVGQNWDINQRVASVLMGGLKLAGVGYVSSIGAEVASEVLYAARRVLRPSATMEAERARAPIWKSAAVYSGFLGTSANLRYQVIAGLVEHRLGEYLVSYYNLPLLANVLSFVARIINSYFGTQQWIDLARSTGIQTSEEDLPPPEIPSSPEIPLLECGTTELQNTDNVTNKSGDET